Proteins found in one Paucidesulfovibrio longus DSM 6739 genomic segment:
- a CDS encoding type II toxin-antitoxin system RelE/ParE family toxin — MTFQIFLTDDASRDLEELYDYIASHDAPGKADYVLDQIEKAFSSLSENPERGAYPKELLAIGLREYREIFFKPYRIIYRVMAENVYVMVIADGRRDMQTLLQRRLLQA; from the coding sequence ATGACCTTCCAGATATTTCTGACCGACGATGCGTCACGGGATTTGGAGGAGTTGTACGACTACATTGCATCCCACGACGCGCCGGGAAAAGCGGATTACGTTCTCGATCAAATAGAGAAGGCCTTTTCGAGCCTCTCCGAGAACCCGGAGCGAGGAGCCTATCCAAAAGAACTGCTGGCCATAGGGCTTCGCGAGTACCGTGAGATATTTTTCAAACCCTACCGCATCATCTATCGAGTCATGGCCGAAAATGTTTATGTCATGGTGATTGCCGACGGCCGCCGTGATATGCAGACCTTGCTGCAACGTCGTCTATTACAGGCATAA
- a CDS encoding type II toxin-antitoxin system Phd/YefM family antitoxin: MKLSSQIKPISYLKAHAAEIVRNMSGQGEPLVITQNGEAKVVMQDIESYEQTQETMALLKILALGSRQIEEGKVQPAGDVIQRLRDRSKSR; encoded by the coding sequence ATGAAGCTATCGAGCCAAATCAAACCGATCAGTTACCTGAAAGCCCATGCCGCAGAAATCGTGCGCAACATGTCCGGGCAAGGTGAACCCCTGGTCATCACTCAGAATGGCGAAGCCAAGGTCGTGATGCAGGACATCGAAAGCTATGAGCAGACCCAGGAGACCATGGCCCTTCTGAAGATCCTCGCGCTCGGCTCGCGTCAGATCGAGGAAGGCAAAGTCCAGCCCGCCGGTGATGTCATCCAGCGGCTTCGCGACCGGAGCAAGAGTCGCTGA
- a CDS encoding tyrosine-type recombinase/integrase, giving the protein MSNRTADLDLTGATEAFCARLSAEGRSPATIAAYRRDLALVARVADELAPGIICRAITAGLLDRAFSAGAVTESGRGPRSAASLHRMKAAVRAFFAWASEAGVVDDNPARSIRMHRLPRKLPVFLTTAEKKRLLKELKGRTDFSALRDRAMIEVLLGTGIRLGELAALDMDDIDLDAKHLRVRAKGNVPQVKFIKTDLRTLLRRYLAERRRHGRPEMEALFLSNRDGRLCQRQIANRLAHWLQKAGIEKELTPHGLRHTFATHLYSATNDLLVVQRALGHRDVSTTQIYTHLVDGQLEEALERL; this is encoded by the coding sequence ATGAGCAACCGAACGGCTGACCTCGACCTGACGGGCGCGACAGAGGCGTTCTGTGCCCGCCTGTCGGCCGAAGGACGCTCCCCGGCGACCATAGCCGCATACCGCCGGGACCTTGCCCTGGTGGCCCGCGTTGCCGATGAGCTGGCCCCGGGCATCATCTGCCGGGCGATCACGGCCGGGCTCCTCGACCGGGCGTTCTCCGCCGGGGCGGTCACCGAGAGCGGGCGCGGCCCACGCTCGGCGGCCTCGCTCCATCGGATGAAGGCGGCGGTGCGGGCCTTTTTCGCCTGGGCCTCCGAGGCTGGCGTGGTCGATGACAATCCGGCCCGGTCCATCCGCATGCATCGGCTGCCGAGAAAGCTGCCGGTGTTCCTGACCACCGCCGAAAAGAAACGACTGCTCAAGGAACTCAAGGGACGGACCGACTTCTCCGCTCTGCGCGACCGCGCCATGATCGAGGTGCTGCTGGGCACCGGGATCAGGCTTGGCGAGCTGGCCGCGCTCGACATGGATGACATCGACCTCGACGCCAAACATCTGCGGGTGCGGGCCAAGGGGAATGTACCGCAGGTCAAGTTCATCAAGACCGACCTCCGCACATTGCTGCGCCGTTACCTGGCCGAGCGCCGCCGACATGGCCGTCCGGAAATGGAAGCCCTGTTCCTGTCGAACCGGGACGGCAGACTCTGCCAGCGGCAGATTGCCAACCGGCTCGCCCACTGGCTGCAAAAAGCCGGGATCGAAAAGGAACTGACGCCGCACGGGCTACGGCATACCTTCGCCACCCACCTCTACAGCGCGACCAATGACCTGCTCGTGGTGCAACGGGCCTTGGGGCACCGGGACGTGTCCACCACCCAGATCTATACCCACCTCGTGGACGGTCAGCTCGAGGAAGCCCTCGAACGCCTCTGA
- a CDS encoding terminase large subunit domain-containing protein, which yields MAVTDKERKLAATLSDPVLWGQAYLYNRDGSGRDYWPHQVEDLRCPAKNIIHLDGRDVGKSIVLSTDALHYAFTTRGGQGLVAAPHQGHLDTIIEEIEFQLDTNPDLMNSIALTKYGKPKIHRKPYFRLEFTNGSVLYFRPAGAYGDAFRSLHVGRVWVDEGAWLTERAWKALRQCLKAGGTLRIYSTPNGLRDTTYYRLTSSDQFHVFRWPSWLNPLWTEDREAELLEFYGGRDSSGWQHEVAGEHGKPSYGAFNVEQFNLCRQDLLEYQKIVITDSELRDCDTEEAAHDRLEMLLNLTPRSGQFWVGGDLGYTNDPTEIVVFQEMEIGERTLLKMILRVHLEHVSYPHIAQIIALLERYYTPAGIGVDNGGNGLAVVQELLTLDKYKGLELEGRLKGYDFGGMTRLAVRDGKEIKKRTKELMTSLINGALQRKQVIFPSDDLEVEDQFTTHTYTLRDGKIIYSKGNDHIIDAVRCAMLIREEGNLDPVGEEVVSLKPVLTNPVFI from the coding sequence ATGGCGGTAACCGACAAGGAGCGCAAACTTGCGGCGACCCTGAGCGATCCCGTGTTGTGGGGGCAAGCCTACCTCTACAACCGGGATGGCTCAGGCCGCGACTATTGGCCGCATCAGGTGGAGGACCTGCGCTGCCCGGCCAAGAACATCATCCACCTCGACGGCCGGGACGTGGGCAAGTCCATCGTTCTCTCGACCGACGCGCTCCATTACGCCTTCACCACCCGAGGCGGCCAGGGCCTCGTCGCGGCTCCGCACCAGGGGCACCTCGATACCATCATCGAGGAGATCGAGTTCCAGCTCGACACCAACCCGGATCTGATGAACAGCATTGCCCTGACCAAGTACGGCAAGCCCAAGATCCACCGCAAACCCTACTTCAGGCTGGAGTTCACCAACGGTTCGGTTCTCTATTTCCGCCCGGCCGGGGCCTATGGCGACGCCTTCCGGTCCTTGCATGTCGGCCGCGTCTGGGTCGATGAAGGAGCCTGGCTGACCGAACGGGCCTGGAAGGCGCTGCGCCAGTGCCTCAAGGCCGGGGGAACCCTGCGCATCTACTCCACGCCCAACGGCCTGCGCGACACCACCTATTACCGGCTCACCTCGTCGGATCAGTTCCATGTGTTCCGCTGGCCGTCCTGGCTCAATCCCCTGTGGACCGAAGACCGCGAAGCCGAACTGCTGGAGTTCTACGGCGGCCGCGACAGCTCCGGCTGGCAGCACGAGGTGGCCGGTGAACACGGCAAGCCCTCCTACGGGGCCTTCAATGTCGAGCAGTTCAACCTCTGTCGGCAGGATCTGCTGGAGTATCAGAAGATCGTCATCACCGATTCCGAGCTACGCGATTGCGACACCGAGGAAGCGGCCCACGACCGGCTGGAGATGCTGCTCAACCTCACTCCCCGCAGCGGGCAGTTCTGGGTCGGCGGCGACCTGGGCTACACCAACGACCCCACCGAGATCGTCGTATTTCAGGAGATGGAGATCGGCGAGCGGACGCTGCTGAAGATGATCCTGCGCGTGCATCTTGAACACGTTTCCTATCCGCACATCGCCCAGATCATCGCGCTGCTGGAGCGTTACTACACCCCGGCTGGCATCGGCGTGGACAACGGCGGGAACGGTCTGGCGGTGGTTCAGGAATTGCTCACGCTGGACAAGTACAAAGGGCTGGAGCTGGAAGGCAGGCTCAAGGGATACGACTTCGGCGGCATGACCCGGCTGGCGGTGCGAGACGGCAAGGAAATCAAGAAACGGACCAAGGAGCTGATGACCAGCCTCATCAACGGAGCCCTGCAGCGTAAGCAGGTCATTTTCCCCTCGGACGACCTGGAGGTGGAAGACCAGTTCACCACCCACACCTACACCCTGCGGGACGGCAAGATCATCTATTCCAAGGGCAACGACCACATCATCGACGCGGTGCGCTGCGCCATGCTGATCCGGGAGGAAGGCAACCTCGACCCGGTCGGTGAAGAGGTGGTCTCGCTCAAGCCGGTGCTCACCAATCCGGTCTTCATCTGA
- a CDS encoding phage portal protein family protein produces MESTAHQDEQPESLDTTGFVIAPMAAAAALDSAAFAKVNAAEAIPATWEERARKAWEYYVEEPLVKNCVNSWRTFAVGDEIKITSDDETLKEQALEAAWRLNVSQFIKDMVLQLLVKGDAIGFKRFTKSGQDIEELVCVNPVSVKVKYAQGELIEARQFPEDTPGGGESIPLPVEQVVHLKWDAPAFSPRGNSLVLPAFQAIELLRDYRRAEQAIAKRWATPFRLLKVGGAFGQKMVMPDQRMLEQVRDMVNKMDMKSGLVVPFYVNVETHGTDGQVLNVEDKVKEVKEDIVVALGLSRSLVTGDGPNFATASVSMQKMMVMIREIKQAARKLLDWVFDDWMELNGHGDKSIQFIFNDLDPSDAVDFKKLLIELYDRKLISRSSLQLKMDLDPDIEAANRETERKQIDLMDEKQVKPVVDMVVSGILSVPRARKMLGIPAEDNEPTAEAALVWSGDLESTGIAAVCDECSHFIADTNHCRVHNSERTFDAPACRFIDRREPR; encoded by the coding sequence GTGGAAAGCACCGCCCATCAGGACGAACAACCCGAAAGCCTGGACACCACCGGCTTTGTCATCGCGCCGATGGCAGCAGCGGCCGCGCTCGACTCGGCCGCCTTCGCCAAGGTGAACGCCGCCGAAGCGATTCCGGCCACCTGGGAAGAACGCGCCCGTAAGGCCTGGGAATACTACGTCGAGGAGCCGCTGGTGAAGAACTGCGTCAACTCCTGGCGCACCTTCGCCGTGGGCGACGAGATCAAAATCACCAGCGATGACGAGACCCTCAAGGAGCAGGCCCTGGAGGCCGCCTGGCGGCTGAACGTCTCGCAGTTCATCAAAGACATGGTTCTTCAGCTCCTGGTGAAAGGCGACGCCATCGGCTTCAAACGCTTCACCAAGTCCGGCCAGGACATCGAGGAGCTGGTCTGCGTCAACCCGGTTTCGGTCAAGGTCAAATACGCCCAGGGCGAGCTGATCGAGGCCCGGCAATTTCCCGAGGACACACCCGGCGGCGGCGAATCCATTCCGCTGCCCGTCGAGCAGGTGGTCCACCTCAAATGGGACGCACCGGCCTTCTCGCCCCGAGGCAACTCCCTCGTGCTTCCCGCCTTTCAAGCCATCGAACTGCTGCGCGACTACCGCCGGGCCGAACAGGCCATCGCCAAGCGCTGGGCCACGCCGTTCCGCCTGCTCAAGGTGGGTGGCGCGTTCGGCCAGAAGATGGTGATGCCGGACCAGCGGATGCTCGAACAGGTCCGCGACATGGTCAACAAGATGGACATGAAAAGCGGCCTGGTGGTCCCGTTCTACGTCAACGTCGAAACCCACGGCACCGACGGCCAGGTCCTCAACGTCGAGGACAAGGTCAAGGAGGTGAAGGAAGACATCGTGGTGGCCTTGGGGCTGTCACGCTCGCTGGTGACCGGCGACGGTCCGAACTTCGCCACCGCCTCGGTGAGCATGCAGAAGATGATGGTCATGATCCGCGAGATCAAACAGGCCGCTCGAAAGCTCCTCGACTGGGTGTTCGACGACTGGATGGAACTGAACGGCCACGGCGACAAGAGCATCCAGTTTATCTTCAACGACCTCGACCCCAGCGACGCGGTCGATTTCAAGAAGCTCCTCATCGAACTCTACGACCGCAAACTCATCAGCCGCTCCAGCCTCCAGCTCAAGATGGACCTGGACCCGGACATCGAGGCCGCCAACCGCGAGACCGAACGCAAACAGATCGACCTGATGGACGAGAAACAGGTGAAGCCGGTGGTGGATATGGTCGTCTCCGGCATTCTCAGCGTGCCTCGCGCCCGGAAGATGCTCGGGATTCCGGCCGAGGATAATGAACCCACGGCGGAGGCGGCATTGGTCTGGTCGGGCGACCTGGAGTCCACCGGCATTGCTGCCGTATGCGACGAGTGCAGCCACTTCATTGCTGACACCAACCACTGCCGGGTCCACAACAGCGAGCGCACCTTCGACGCCCCGGCCTGTCGTTTCATCGACCGCCGGGAGCCCCGCTGA
- a CDS encoding minor capsid protein — MPSDLKQRIQAATLKSLTARNRYNDQVTAQLTQALKQAEDEVARAILQYRSLGSLPDNKLAALKGLEKLQLELDDTMKRLKREQTLVFRKTTKDSFKLGIQQGIGELADAALPFYADLKPEGIDKLATKVFTIVDTNALDFMAQYNLTLAGDVHRELADGIKRTILNGVATGKGADDIVRDMGKVIIDKDSFRQAGSRVFSKAQYRMEMIARTEVLRAHNMGRLKFHERVGIQKLEWLAMEDERMCPVCGGLDGKTFPIDKFPQQPAHPHCRCTNIVAWPMTVCGSEMVAKAAAQASQGDACILPPHVLEGMADAQAKENAKLKSAFENGDIADLGSLTVKQLQTLAKQNGVAIARTKADFIKLLDLAEPGIDHGDLAGAALSAKLKEHKIGLLRTKEELVELLGLKQAELKQAKLLAAQMAKIPPAEGLEGMTAQQLKEMAKENGISLNMTKQETIELLDKLEPGVDHSGLMGKELAAAKQKHGIGILKNKQQLVEALQKKAGADMAESVKKKAVDEAKLKLILKQKTALEDAAKAVVVPDTPSSYKDFLDAIAKAEQAVSGGTDLPQELLAAHSKEIALKKQLFQDQVGKLKSAELKTLAKETKVQYWQWANKDELTTLFTETDPAKIKAVQASIDTKHAAWAEKHGGKKKTAPAKPATPKKEPPKPAPQPIPVKPPEPKIGKKGAEFATVDTAWQQKGLSSKFKKSGKAAVGGAHEKEFWTDENGDKWLFKPIGRKDDEFIAFGEEAAYKIGRLIDPHSIEVHTIQLNGRTGSIQKWRTDLREDFDFRNILPQDLTTIELEQIQREHVVDWLIANHDGHSKQFIRARDGRVYGIDKGQAFKFLGQDKLSLDYHPNGVCGEEEPFYNKVFRAAKEGKVRVDPNATLRYIQEVEKIADEDYLDLLRPYAEGRFAKDPAGLRHFYDLALERKHNLRRDFEGYYADVLGDRGFRFDKLSTATGKKKLLSAAEETLVEEARKLGWQGKTLPFDSGDVEDQNALIFTESFKGKKRTVVKMKIRPDTDRRIDEVLRRYVQTAAGEKGQPLVEDSFYPTILDAVKNVNFHVGDGKYNRTKIDKALRLRKKLETLQKSADPKVKEMADHYLKWVKEIEESVDWDRATNGVFEQYLPKLDAQKPKEKPPFKVERGKVTHTKRRIGSGTITVEADDIDNRALFNHNSRMQDGHQYTVTFEDGTRVRYRPWSDTNLYAQRGELEMILEGDATPGRVEAMLEKLEQLGIDTRVATAENAEQMYLEKLAYIRKTDKSADFKRLQKSLDDRNATTTERVQALRGYWQKELGVQDITQLSGYNPLGEYQAGFLDRDAKGGYRHQFRFDITEEDLEKQMKGYSLVHDLTNGESMSGFIDSIMENNGAMVSTVEKMRMGVAPGGMSPVADMQTGGASYFFTRIKKQPASDASPALYFKKQMLRRMDAISYDHDAYGKVIDDYVQRNRGASIDDWKRFSQRHGNETIFKYSVTLLDNIEFIVARSDNERREIIQSFTRRGIKKLPDGRKVEDIVHTSQSWSKRKQ, encoded by the coding sequence ATGCCGTCGGACCTCAAGCAACGCATCCAGGCGGCCACACTGAAGAGTCTGACGGCCCGCAACCGCTACAACGACCAGGTCACGGCCCAGCTCACCCAGGCGCTGAAACAGGCCGAAGACGAGGTCGCCCGCGCCATCCTCCAGTACCGCTCTCTCGGCTCCCTGCCGGACAACAAGCTCGCCGCTCTCAAGGGGCTGGAAAAGCTCCAGCTCGAACTCGACGACACCATGAAGCGGCTCAAACGGGAGCAGACCCTGGTCTTTCGCAAGACGACCAAGGACTCCTTCAAACTCGGCATCCAACAGGGAATTGGAGAGCTCGCCGACGCGGCGCTGCCGTTCTACGCTGACCTGAAGCCCGAGGGCATCGACAAGTTGGCCACCAAGGTGTTCACCATCGTCGACACCAACGCCCTCGACTTCATGGCGCAGTACAACCTCACACTCGCCGGTGACGTCCACCGCGAACTCGCAGACGGCATCAAGCGCACCATCCTGAACGGCGTCGCCACGGGCAAGGGAGCCGACGACATCGTCCGGGACATGGGCAAGGTGATCATCGACAAGGACTCCTTTCGCCAGGCCGGAAGCCGGGTGTTCAGCAAGGCGCAGTACCGCATGGAGATGATCGCCCGCACTGAGGTCCTCCGCGCCCACAACATGGGCAGGCTCAAGTTCCACGAGCGTGTCGGCATCCAGAAACTGGAATGGCTGGCCATGGAGGACGAGCGCATGTGCCCGGTCTGCGGCGGCCTGGACGGCAAGACCTTTCCCATCGACAAGTTCCCCCAGCAACCCGCGCATCCGCACTGCCGCTGCACCAATATCGTGGCGTGGCCGATGACCGTCTGCGGCAGCGAGATGGTCGCCAAGGCCGCAGCCCAGGCATCGCAGGGGGACGCCTGCATTCTCCCGCCCCATGTGCTGGAAGGCATGGCCGACGCCCAGGCCAAGGAGAACGCCAAGCTCAAGAGCGCCTTTGAAAACGGCGACATCGCCGACCTCGGCTCGCTGACGGTTAAACAGCTCCAGACCCTGGCGAAGCAGAACGGCGTGGCCATTGCCCGGACCAAGGCCGATTTCATCAAGCTGCTCGACCTGGCCGAACCCGGGATCGATCACGGTGACCTGGCCGGAGCGGCGCTCAGCGCCAAGCTCAAGGAACACAAGATCGGCCTGCTGCGGACCAAGGAAGAACTGGTCGAGCTGCTCGGACTGAAACAGGCGGAACTCAAACAGGCCAAGCTGCTCGCCGCCCAGATGGCGAAGATCCCTCCCGCCGAGGGGCTGGAGGGCATGACCGCCCAGCAGCTCAAGGAGATGGCGAAGGAGAACGGCATCTCCCTCAACATGACCAAACAGGAGACCATTGAGCTGTTGGACAAGCTGGAACCCGGCGTGGACCACAGCGGCCTGATGGGCAAGGAACTCGCGGCGGCCAAACAGAAGCACGGCATTGGCATCCTCAAGAACAAGCAGCAGCTCGTCGAGGCGCTGCAGAAGAAGGCCGGTGCCGACATGGCCGAGTCGGTCAAGAAAAAGGCGGTCGACGAGGCCAAGCTGAAGCTGATTCTGAAACAGAAAACGGCCCTCGAAGACGCCGCCAAGGCCGTCGTCGTTCCCGACACGCCGAGCAGCTACAAGGATTTCCTCGACGCGATTGCCAAGGCGGAACAGGCGGTTTCCGGCGGCACAGATCTGCCCCAGGAGCTGCTCGCGGCCCACAGCAAGGAAATCGCCCTCAAAAAACAGCTCTTCCAGGATCAGGTCGGCAAACTGAAATCGGCGGAGCTCAAGACGCTCGCCAAGGAGACCAAGGTCCAGTATTGGCAGTGGGCCAACAAAGACGAGCTGACCACGCTCTTCACCGAGACCGATCCCGCGAAAATCAAAGCGGTTCAGGCCAGCATCGACACCAAGCACGCAGCCTGGGCCGAAAAGCATGGCGGCAAAAAGAAAACCGCTCCGGCCAAGCCCGCCACGCCGAAGAAAGAGCCACCGAAACCGGCTCCGCAGCCGATCCCGGTCAAGCCGCCCGAGCCCAAGATCGGCAAGAAAGGCGCGGAGTTCGCCACCGTCGATACCGCGTGGCAGCAGAAGGGTCTGTCTTCGAAATTCAAGAAATCCGGCAAGGCCGCTGTCGGCGGCGCACACGAAAAGGAATTCTGGACCGATGAGAACGGCGACAAATGGCTGTTCAAGCCCATTGGCCGCAAGGACGATGAGTTCATCGCCTTCGGAGAGGAAGCCGCCTACAAGATCGGCCGCCTGATCGACCCCCATTCCATCGAGGTGCACACCATCCAATTGAATGGCCGCACCGGCTCCATCCAGAAATGGCGCACCGATCTGCGGGAAGACTTCGATTTTCGCAACATCCTGCCCCAGGATCTGACCACCATCGAACTGGAGCAGATCCAGCGCGAGCATGTGGTCGACTGGCTGATCGCCAATCACGACGGACATTCCAAGCAGTTCATCCGTGCCCGGGACGGTCGCGTCTACGGAATCGACAAAGGCCAGGCCTTCAAGTTTCTGGGCCAGGACAAGCTCTCGCTCGACTATCACCCCAACGGCGTCTGCGGCGAGGAAGAGCCGTTTTACAACAAGGTCTTCCGGGCGGCCAAGGAAGGGAAGGTACGGGTCGATCCGAACGCGACCCTTCGCTACATCCAGGAAGTCGAAAAGATCGCCGACGAGGATTACCTCGATCTGTTGCGGCCCTACGCCGAGGGACGGTTCGCCAAGGACCCGGCCGGGCTGCGGCATTTCTACGACCTGGCCCTGGAGCGAAAACACAATCTCCGGCGGGACTTCGAGGGCTATTACGCCGATGTGCTGGGGGATCGGGGTTTCCGCTTCGACAAGCTGAGTACCGCCACCGGCAAGAAAAAGCTGCTCTCCGCCGCCGAAGAGACCCTGGTCGAGGAGGCCCGCAAACTCGGCTGGCAGGGCAAGACGCTGCCCTTCGACAGCGGCGACGTGGAGGACCAAAACGCGCTGATCTTCACCGAGAGCTTCAAGGGGAAGAAGCGTACCGTGGTCAAGATGAAGATCCGGCCGGACACCGACCGCCGCATCGACGAGGTGCTGCGCAGGTATGTGCAGACGGCGGCCGGGGAAAAGGGACAACCGCTGGTCGAAGACAGCTTCTATCCGACGATTCTGGACGCCGTCAAAAACGTCAACTTCCACGTGGGCGACGGCAAGTACAACCGGACCAAGATCGACAAGGCCCTGCGCCTGCGCAAGAAACTGGAGACTCTGCAGAAGAGCGCCGACCCCAAGGTCAAGGAGATGGCGGACCACTATCTGAAATGGGTGAAGGAGATTGAGGAGTCCGTCGATTGGGACCGGGCCACCAATGGCGTTTTCGAACAGTATCTGCCCAAGCTCGACGCGCAGAAACCCAAGGAGAAACCGCCGTTCAAGGTGGAGCGCGGCAAGGTGACCCACACCAAGCGCAGGATCGGTTCCGGCACCATCACTGTAGAGGCCGACGACATCGACAATCGGGCGCTGTTCAATCACAACTCCCGCATGCAGGACGGACACCAGTACACCGTCACCTTCGAGGACGGCACCCGGGTCCGCTATCGCCCCTGGTCGGACACCAACCTCTATGCCCAGCGCGGCGAGCTGGAAATGATCCTGGAAGGCGACGCCACCCCCGGACGGGTCGAGGCGATGCTGGAAAAGCTCGAACAGCTCGGCATCGATACCCGGGTGGCCACGGCGGAAAACGCCGAGCAGATGTATCTCGAAAAGCTCGCCTACATCCGCAAGACCGACAAGAGCGCCGACTTCAAACGGCTGCAGAAATCCCTCGACGACCGCAACGCCACCACCACCGAGCGGGTTCAGGCTCTGCGCGGCTATTGGCAAAAGGAACTGGGTGTCCAGGACATCACCCAGCTTTCCGGGTACAACCCGCTGGGCGAATACCAGGCGGGCTTTCTGGACCGCGACGCCAAGGGCGGATACCGGCACCAGTTCCGGTTCGACATCACCGAGGAGGACCTGGAAAAACAGATGAAGGGCTACTCGCTGGTCCACGATCTGACCAACGGCGAGAGCATGTCCGGCTTTATCGACTCGATCATGGAAAACAACGGAGCCATGGTCAGCACGGTCGAGAAGATGCGCATGGGCGTGGCTCCGGGCGGAATGTCCCCGGTGGCCGACATGCAGACCGGTGGTGCGAGCTATTTCTTCACCCGAATCAAGAAGCAACCGGCCAGCGACGCCTCACCGGCCCTCTACTTCAAGAAACAGATGCTGCGGCGCATGGACGCCATCAGCTATGACCATGACGCCTACGGCAAGGTGATCGACGACTACGTGCAGCGCAACCGGGGAGCCAGCATCGATGATTGGAAGCGGTTCTCGCAACGCCATGGCAACGAAACCATCTTCAAATACTCGGTGACGCTGCTGGACAACATCGAGTTCATCGTGGCCAGAAGCGACAACGAACGCCGGGAGATCATCCAGAGTTTCACCCGGCGTGGCATCAAGAAACTGCCCGACGGGCGCAAGGTGGAGGACATCGTCCATACCTCGCAAAGCTGGAGCAAACGCAAACAATGA